In one window of Nocardia brasiliensis DNA:
- the def gene encoding peptide deformylase produces MTIQPVRLFGDPVLRARAAEVTEFDRELQQLVTDLTDTMHDDGGVGMAAPQIGVGLRVFVYDTHDAAGHLVNPRWEPIGDEEQVGPEGCLSIPGVRYDTRRALRVRASGVDMHGAPVEFTAEGLLARCVQHETDHLDGVLFIDRLDPAARKDAMRTIRESDWFSAGVTARPSRSVSGAGQAGPFGRGR; encoded by the coding sequence GTGACCATTCAGCCAGTTCGCCTGTTCGGCGATCCCGTTCTGCGCGCCCGCGCGGCGGAGGTCACCGAATTCGACCGGGAACTGCAGCAGCTGGTGACCGACCTGACCGACACCATGCACGACGACGGTGGCGTCGGAATGGCGGCACCGCAGATCGGAGTGGGGTTGCGTGTGTTCGTGTACGACACTCATGACGCGGCGGGGCATCTGGTGAACCCGCGGTGGGAGCCCATCGGTGACGAAGAACAGGTCGGCCCCGAGGGCTGCCTGTCCATTCCCGGGGTCCGCTACGACACCAGGCGCGCGCTCCGGGTGCGCGCCAGCGGCGTCGACATGCACGGTGCGCCGGTCGAATTCACGGCCGAAGGACTGCTGGCGCGGTGCGTGCAGCACGAGACCGATCACCTCGACGGCGTGCTGTTCATCGACCGGCTCGACCCGGCCGCCCGCAAGGACGCGATGCGCACCATTCGCGAATCCGACTGGTTCAGTGCGGGTGTCACCGCCCGGCCGTCGCGTTCGGTGAGTGGAGCAGGCCAGGCCGGTCCGTTCGGGCGGGGCCGCTGA
- a CDS encoding esterase/lipase family protein, with protein sequence MCRAGVAVALAGAVVLGSGPAQAVPAGYLPPEVPTEAGPSQTDHLAAASYKKEHPNAVPMGANDFDCKPTAERPRPVVLAHGTDSSAYSDWSGIAPQLAAAGFCVFALNYGGKPGADTYGTEDVVLSSYQIGEFVDRVLAATGAAQVDLVGFSQGATVTRYYVNKLGGAPKVGQWVGLASPSYGGVMYGLVPIVQAVPGGMAAFAQVTSLAAVQQAAGSPIMLELNAGGDTVPGPHYTTIGSEVDEMIQPFSNIALRGANATNIVLQDRCANNLTGHFHMVYDPFVQQLLLTVLDPSAPTPVCRSVALGTGIPEVIVAGNS encoded by the coding sequence TTGTGCAGAGCCGGGGTGGCCGTCGCGCTGGCCGGAGCCGTGGTGCTCGGCTCCGGGCCTGCGCAGGCCGTGCCCGCCGGCTATCTACCGCCCGAGGTGCCTACCGAAGCCGGTCCGTCGCAGACCGATCATCTGGCCGCGGCGTCGTACAAGAAGGAACATCCGAACGCGGTGCCGATGGGCGCCAACGATTTCGACTGCAAGCCGACCGCCGAGCGCCCGCGCCCGGTGGTCCTCGCGCACGGCACCGACTCCAGCGCCTACTCGGACTGGTCCGGGATCGCACCGCAACTCGCCGCCGCGGGGTTCTGCGTCTTCGCGCTCAACTATGGCGGTAAGCCGGGCGCGGATACCTACGGCACCGAAGATGTGGTGCTCAGTTCGTACCAGATCGGCGAGTTCGTCGACCGGGTGCTCGCCGCGACCGGCGCGGCCCAGGTGGACCTCGTCGGTTTTTCGCAGGGCGCGACCGTCACGCGGTATTACGTCAACAAACTCGGGGGCGCGCCGAAGGTCGGCCAGTGGGTCGGGCTCGCGTCGCCGAGCTACGGCGGCGTGATGTACGGACTGGTGCCGATCGTGCAGGCCGTGCCCGGCGGGATGGCGGCCTTCGCTCAGGTGACCTCGCTGGCCGCGGTACAGCAGGCGGCAGGCTCGCCCATCATGCTCGAGTTGAACGCGGGCGGCGACACCGTGCCGGGCCCGCACTACACCACGATCGGCAGCGAGGTGGACGAGATGATCCAGCCGTTCAGCAACATCGCGCTGCGCGGGGCCAACGCGACCAACATCGTGCTGCAGGATCGCTGCGCGAACAACCTGACCGGGCACTTCCACATGGTCTACGACCCGTTCGTGCAGCAGCTGCTGCTGACCGTGCTCGACCCGAGCGCGCCGACGCCGGTCTGCCGGTCGGTGGCGCTCGGCACCGGGATTCCCGAGGTGATCGTCGCGGGCAACTCCTGA
- a CDS encoding PadR family transcriptional regulator — protein MEGQGHRDFARRGPWSRPGSEEFDPRQRFRRGRHGHGPDFGPGFGPGFGPGFGPGFGRGRGRGGRGRRGDVRAAVLLLLTERPMHGYELIQQIRERSDDIWRPSPGSIYPALAQLEDEGLVIIDKIAGRKTAKLTEAGTAYVAEHKDELGDPWADVKEDVGAQAIDLRGLIGQVMGAAAQVASVGTPEQAARAADLLIETRKSLYRILAEDETPEK, from the coding sequence ATGGAAGGTCAAGGACATCGAGATTTCGCACGGCGCGGCCCCTGGTCGCGACCGGGCAGTGAGGAATTCGACCCCAGGCAGCGGTTCCGCCGCGGTAGGCACGGGCACGGTCCCGACTTCGGGCCGGGTTTCGGCCCAGGATTCGGACCGGGCTTCGGCCCGGGGTTCGGACGCGGTCGTGGCCGCGGCGGCCGGGGCAGGCGCGGTGACGTGCGTGCCGCCGTGCTGCTGCTGCTCACCGAGCGGCCGATGCACGGCTACGAACTCATCCAGCAGATCCGCGAGCGCAGCGATGACATCTGGCGGCCGAGCCCGGGGTCGATCTACCCCGCGCTGGCGCAGCTGGAAGACGAGGGGCTCGTCATCATCGACAAGATCGCCGGTCGCAAGACCGCGAAGCTCACCGAGGCGGGCACCGCGTACGTCGCCGAGCACAAGGACGAGCTGGGCGACCCGTGGGCCGACGTCAAGGAGGACGTCGGTGCGCAGGCGATCGATCTGCGTGGTCTGATCGGCCAGGTGATGGGCGCGGCCGCGCAGGTGGCGTCCGTCGGCACACCCGAACAGGCGGCGCGTGCGGCGGACCTGCTCATCGAGACGCGCAAATCGCTCTACCGAATTCTCGCTGAAGACGAGACCCCCGAAAAGTAA
- a CDS encoding TetR/AcrR family transcriptional regulator, translating to MTNSVAGERPKGGKRERLGAAAARVFHEQGVEKTTIADIAHAAEVPVGNVYYYFKTKDQLVRAAIGAHDQALTDLIARLEQLSAPADRLKALIGGWVEQRETAARIGCPSGTLATELDKRADGLDRELAEVMRRLVDWVERQFAALGRADAGELAVALIAAYQGISLLTNTFRDPALMSAEGERLSRWIDSLAG from the coding sequence GTGACTAACTCAGTGGCCGGGGAGCGGCCGAAGGGCGGCAAGCGGGAACGGCTCGGCGCGGCGGCCGCGCGGGTCTTTCATGAGCAAGGGGTCGAGAAGACCACCATCGCCGATATCGCGCACGCCGCGGAGGTGCCGGTCGGCAACGTCTACTACTACTTCAAGACCAAGGATCAGCTCGTGCGCGCCGCGATCGGCGCGCACGACCAGGCGCTGACCGACCTGATCGCGCGGCTCGAGCAGCTGTCGGCGCCCGCGGATCGGCTCAAGGCGCTGATCGGGGGGTGGGTCGAGCAGCGCGAGACCGCGGCGCGGATCGGCTGTCCGTCGGGGACGCTCGCGACCGAACTGGACAAGCGGGCCGACGGTCTGGATCGCGAGCTCGCCGAGGTGATGCGGCGGTTGGTCGACTGGGTCGAGCGGCAGTTCGCCGCGCTGGGCCGTGCCGACGCGGGCGAGCTCGCGGTCGCGCTGATCGCGGCTTATCAAGGAATCTCGTTGCTCACCAACACTTTTCGTGACCCGGCGCTGATGTCGGCGGAGGGGGAGCGGCTCTCCCGCTGGATCGACTCGCTCGCGGGTTGA
- a CDS encoding SDR family oxidoreductase, which translates to MIVVTGATGNIGAHLVRTLADAGETVTAVSRGNRPIEVPGGVRTVRADLGDPDSLAPAVAGADALFLLITGEQLVDGPAPERVLAVAAAGGVRRVVFVSSQGVATRPDAAGYARLAAFEAALRASELEWTILRPAGFYANTYAWAESVRTDRTVAAPFGGIGLPSIDPADIAAVAAAALREDGHAGQTYTLTGPALSTPREQAAAIGAALDAPVRFVELTRAQAFTGMSRFMPEPVVEHTLSILGEPTAAELELSPDVRRVLGRTPTSYAEWAQRNRGVFA; encoded by the coding sequence ATGATCGTGGTCACCGGAGCAACCGGAAACATCGGCGCACACCTGGTGCGCACCCTCGCCGACGCGGGCGAGACCGTCACCGCGGTCTCGCGCGGCAACCGGCCGATCGAGGTGCCCGGCGGCGTGCGCACGGTACGGGCCGACCTCGGCGATCCGGACAGCCTCGCCCCCGCGGTCGCGGGCGCGGACGCGCTGTTCCTGCTCATCACGGGCGAACAACTGGTCGACGGCCCGGCACCGGAACGGGTGCTCGCGGTGGCGGCGGCGGGCGGCGTCCGGCGCGTGGTCTTTGTGTCCTCGCAGGGCGTGGCGACCCGTCCCGACGCCGCGGGCTATGCACGGCTGGCCGCCTTCGAGGCCGCCCTCCGAGCGTCCGAGCTGGAGTGGACCATCCTGCGACCCGCGGGCTTCTACGCCAACACCTACGCGTGGGCCGAGTCCGTACGCACGGACCGCACGGTCGCCGCACCCTTCGGCGGCATCGGCCTGCCCTCGATCGACCCGGCCGATATCGCCGCGGTGGCGGCCGCCGCCCTCCGCGAGGACGGGCACGCCGGGCAGACCTACACGCTGACCGGACCGGCCCTGAGCACACCCCGGGAGCAGGCCGCCGCCATCGGGGCCGCGCTGGACGCACCCGTGCGCTTCGTGGAATTGACTCGCGCGCAGGCGTTTACCGGGATGTCGCGATTCATGCCCGAACCGGTGGTCGAGCACACGCTCTCGATCCTCGGCGAGCCGACCGCGGCCGAACTCGAGCTCAGCCCCGACGTGCGGCGGGTACTCGGCCGCACCCCGACCAGTTACGCCGAATGGGCTCAGCGCAATCGCGGAGTCTTCGCCTGA
- a CDS encoding CysS/YqeB C-terminal domain-containing protein — protein sequence MVEELDEELLALGIDVRDRQGEQHIRFFDQT from the coding sequence GTGGTAGAAGAACTCGACGAGGAGCTGCTCGCCCTCGGCATCGATGTCCGAGACCGGCAGGGCGAGCAGCACATTCGCTTCTTCGATCAGACGTGA
- a CDS encoding subtilase-type protease inhibitor, translating to MPTTSLRRILATACLAFAALTVPVGCGKSDGTETRTRLDLSVTAGKTLGVEPTRVSLTCEPAGGDHPHPDGACASLIAAGGDFDKLVGDPSAMCAQVYDPVTATATGTWQGKAVKWEKQFGNSCELRAKTTPVF from the coding sequence GTGCCGACGACTTCGCTCCGCCGCATCCTCGCGACCGCGTGCCTTGCGTTCGCCGCTCTCACCGTGCCGGTCGGGTGCGGGAAATCCGATGGTACGGAGACCAGGACGCGGCTGGACCTCTCGGTCACCGCGGGGAAGACGCTGGGTGTCGAGCCGACGCGGGTCTCGCTGACGTGTGAGCCTGCCGGTGGTGACCATCCGCATCCGGACGGGGCGTGTGCGTCGCTGATCGCGGCGGGTGGCGATTTCGACAAGTTGGTCGGCGACCCCAGCGCGATGTGCGCGCAGGTCTACGACCCGGTCACCGCGACGGCGACCGGCACCTGGCAGGGCAAAGCGGTCAAGTGGGAGAAGCAGTTCGGCAACAGCTGCGAGCTACGCGCGAAAACCACCCCCGTCTTCTAG
- a CDS encoding primosomal protein N' yields the protein MQVPEAWYRYVHGAAFVTALAQGKGPRAAWQALPGEDWPRRLAELAATVAGTGRSAILMVPDQRDLDRVLAECERLLGDSAVGLSAGLGPAARYRRWLSVLRGTARVVVGTRSAVFAPADNLGLLAIWDDGDDTYAEPRAPYPHAREVAMLRSHETGAAFVAAGFARTAEIQAVVETGWAHDLVADRAVVRKASPRISVPGDSDAALERDPVARAVRIPAVAFGAARSALREGAGVLVQVPRRGYMPALACAKCRTPARCRHCNGPLSLPDGRAGQRHSPEPAHSPSCRWCGITEAAFRCSACGSRALRAVVIGAIRTAEELGRAFPGVPIRGSSGGAMLDTVEPGPQVVVATVGAEPVLPGGYGVALLLDSWALLGRADLRAAEDALRRWMAAATLVRSHGQVFVVAEPSIPTVQTLVRWDPVGHARAELAGRAEVGFPPAVRMAAVDGTSESIAELLSTASLPGEVDVLGPVPLPPAARKPFSSGDSPAEVERILLRVDRKSGAALARALTAAQAIRSTHRSDAPLRIQIDPVDIG from the coding sequence GTGCAGGTGCCGGAGGCTTGGTATCGGTATGTGCACGGGGCGGCGTTCGTGACGGCGCTGGCGCAGGGGAAGGGGCCGCGTGCGGCGTGGCAGGCGTTGCCTGGCGAGGACTGGCCGCGGCGGCTCGCCGAGTTGGCGGCGACGGTGGCGGGCACGGGGCGCAGCGCCATCCTGATGGTGCCGGACCAGCGGGATCTCGATCGGGTGCTGGCGGAATGCGAACGGCTGCTGGGGGATTCGGCGGTCGGGCTGTCCGCCGGGCTGGGCCCGGCCGCGCGGTATCGGCGCTGGCTTTCGGTGCTGCGCGGGACGGCGCGGGTGGTGGTCGGCACCCGCAGCGCGGTCTTCGCGCCCGCCGACAATCTGGGGCTGCTCGCGATCTGGGACGACGGCGACGACACCTACGCCGAGCCGCGCGCCCCGTATCCGCATGCGCGCGAGGTGGCCATGCTGCGCTCGCACGAGACCGGGGCCGCGTTCGTCGCGGCGGGATTCGCGCGGACCGCGGAGATCCAGGCGGTCGTGGAAACCGGCTGGGCGCACGACCTGGTGGCCGATCGGGCCGTGGTGCGCAAGGCTTCTCCGCGCATCAGCGTGCCGGGCGACTCCGACGCCGCGTTGGAACGGGACCCGGTCGCACGGGCGGTGCGCATTCCGGCGGTCGCCTTCGGGGCGGCCCGATCGGCGTTGAGAGAAGGGGCGGGCGTGCTGGTGCAGGTGCCCCGGCGCGGCTATATGCCGGCGCTGGCCTGCGCGAAATGCCGGACCCCGGCACGGTGCAGGCACTGCAACGGGCCGCTGTCCCTGCCGGACGGCCGTGCGGGGCAACGACATTCACCCGAGCCAGCGCACAGCCCGAGCTGCCGCTGGTGCGGTATCACCGAGGCCGCGTTCCGCTGTTCGGCCTGCGGTTCGCGGGCGCTGCGCGCGGTGGTGATCGGTGCGATCCGCACGGCCGAAGAACTCGGGCGCGCGTTTCCCGGTGTCCCGATTCGCGGTTCGAGCGGCGGCGCGATGCTCGACACCGTGGAACCGGGCCCGCAGGTGGTGGTCGCCACGGTCGGCGCGGAGCCGGTGCTGCCCGGTGGCTACGGAGTCGCGCTGCTGCTGGACAGCTGGGCGCTGCTCGGTCGCGCCGATCTGCGCGCCGCCGAGGACGCGTTGCGGCGCTGGATGGCCGCCGCCACCCTGGTGCGCTCGCACGGTCAGGTGTTCGTTGTGGCGGAGCCCTCGATCCCCACGGTGCAAACCCTGGTCCGCTGGGATCCGGTGGGGCATGCCAGGGCCGAGCTCGCCGGCCGCGCCGAGGTCGGTTTCCCACCCGCGGTGCGCATGGCGGCCGTCGACGGTACCTCGGAGTCGATCGCCGAATTGCTCTCCACCGCAAGCCTGCCCGGCGAGGTCGACGTGCTCGGCCCGGTTCCGCTGCCGCCCGCGGCCCGCAAACCGTTCTCCTCCGGCGACTCACCCGCCGAGGTCGAACGCATCCTGCTGCGCGTGGACCGCAAATCCGGCGCCGCCCTCGCTCGCGCCCTCACCGCCGCCCAAGCAATCCGCAGCACCCACCGCTCCGACGCCCCACTGCGCATCCAAATCGACCCGGTCGACATCGGCTGA
- the metK gene encoding methionine adenosyltransferase, whose amino-acid sequence MRTSGSRLFTSESVTEGHPDKICDAISDSILDALIAADPRSRVAVETLVTTGQVHVAGEVTTSAYADIPRIVREKVLEIGYDSSAKGFDGNSCGVNIAIGAQSPDIAQGVDTSHEARVGGSDDEIEKQGAGDQGLMFGFATSDTPELMPLPIALAHRLSRKLTEVRKSGVLPYLRPDGKTQVTIEYEGDRPVRLDTVVISTQHAADIDLDNLLAPDIREKVVDAVLADLELPSLDTSDIRLLVNPTGKFVLGGPMGDAGLTGRKIIVDTYGGMARHGGGAFSGKDPSKVDRSAAYAMRWVAKNVVAAGLSERVEVQVAYAIGKSAPVGLFVETFGTEKVDPERIATAIKEVFDLRPGAIIRDLDLLRPIYAPTAAYGHFGRTDVDLPWEHTDRAEKLRAAVGL is encoded by the coding sequence GTGCGCACGTCCGGCAGCCGGCTATTCACCAGTGAGTCCGTGACCGAAGGTCACCCGGACAAGATCTGTGACGCTATCAGCGATTCCATCCTCGACGCGTTGATCGCGGCCGACCCGCGTAGCCGGGTCGCGGTGGAAACCCTCGTGACGACGGGCCAGGTCCACGTCGCGGGTGAGGTCACCACCTCCGCGTACGCCGATATTCCCCGCATTGTCCGGGAAAAGGTGCTCGAAATCGGATACGACTCCTCGGCAAAGGGATTCGACGGTAATTCCTGCGGTGTGAATATCGCGATCGGCGCGCAGTCCCCGGATATCGCGCAGGGCGTGGACACTTCGCACGAGGCGCGCGTCGGTGGCTCCGACGACGAAATCGAGAAGCAGGGCGCGGGCGATCAGGGCCTGATGTTCGGCTTCGCGACCAGCGACACCCCCGAACTCATGCCGCTGCCCATCGCCCTCGCACATCGCCTGTCCCGCAAGCTGACCGAGGTGCGCAAGTCCGGCGTGCTGCCGTACCTGCGGCCCGACGGCAAGACCCAGGTCACCATCGAATACGAGGGTGACCGCCCGGTCCGGCTGGACACCGTGGTCATCTCCACCCAGCACGCCGCCGACATCGACCTGGACAATCTGCTCGCGCCCGACATTCGGGAAAAGGTCGTCGACGCGGTGCTGGCCGATCTCGAGCTGCCCAGCCTCGACACCTCCGATATCCGTCTGCTGGTCAACCCGACCGGCAAGTTCGTGCTCGGCGGTCCGATGGGCGACGCGGGCCTGACCGGTCGCAAGATCATCGTCGACACCTACGGCGGCATGGCCCGCCACGGCGGCGGCGCGTTCTCCGGCAAGGACCCGTCGAAGGTGGACCGCTCCGCCGCGTACGCCATGCGCTGGGTCGCGAAGAACGTCGTCGCGGCCGGGCTGTCCGAGCGGGTCGAGGTCCAGGTGGCCTACGCCATCGGCAAGTCCGCACCGGTCGGTTTGTTCGTGGAGACGTTCGGCACCGAGAAGGTCGACCCGGAGCGCATCGCCACGGCGATCAAGGAGGTCTTCGACCTACGCCCCGGCGCGATCATCCGCGACCTGGATCTGCTGCGTCCGATCTACGCGCCGACCGCCGCCTACGGCCACTTCGGTCGTACCGACGTCGATCTGCCCTGGGAACACACCGACCGCGCCGAGAAGTTGCGCGCCGCCGTCGGGCTGTAG
- the coaBC gene encoding bifunctional phosphopantothenoylcysteine decarboxylase/phosphopantothenate--cysteine ligase CoaBC, producing MSTTRIVVGVGGGIAAYKACSLVRRFTETGHRVRVIPTESALQFVGKATFEALSGSPVHTDVFTDVPEVPHVRLGQEADLVVIAPATADLMARAAQGRADDLLTATLLTARCPIVFAPAMHTEMWEHPATVANVATLRAHGAIVMEPASGRLTGTDTGPGRLPEPEEIFGLATLLLERADAIPRDLEGRRVVITAGGTREPLDPVRFLGNRSSGKQGYALARVAAQRGAHVTLIAGNTIEMAAPAAVDLVHITTAEQLKTAVDKHAIGADAVIMAAAVADFRPTDVAAAKIKKGAGEPDVIALTKTTDILAGLVQARRDGQLPGTAIVGFAAETGDENGDVLTYARAKLARKGCDLLVVNAVGEGKAFEVDTNNGWLLGADGTEQSLDHGSKALLASRVLDALGPLLR from the coding sequence GTGAGCACCACCCGTATCGTCGTCGGCGTAGGCGGCGGCATCGCCGCCTACAAAGCCTGCTCGCTGGTCCGGCGGTTCACCGAGACCGGGCACCGGGTCCGGGTGATCCCCACCGAGTCGGCGTTGCAGTTCGTCGGTAAGGCCACCTTCGAGGCGTTGTCCGGGAGCCCGGTGCACACCGATGTGTTCACCGATGTGCCCGAGGTGCCGCATGTCCGGCTGGGCCAGGAGGCGGACCTCGTGGTCATCGCCCCGGCGACCGCCGACCTGATGGCGCGCGCGGCCCAGGGCCGCGCCGACGACCTGCTCACCGCGACCCTGCTGACGGCCCGATGTCCGATCGTGTTCGCGCCCGCGATGCACACCGAGATGTGGGAGCATCCGGCGACCGTCGCCAATGTCGCGACGCTGCGCGCCCACGGTGCGATCGTCATGGAGCCCGCGTCGGGTCGTCTCACCGGCACCGACACCGGACCGGGGCGCCTGCCCGAGCCCGAGGAGATCTTCGGACTGGCGACCCTGCTGCTCGAGCGCGCCGACGCCATCCCGCGTGATCTCGAGGGCCGCCGCGTGGTGATCACCGCGGGCGGTACCAGAGAGCCGCTGGATCCGGTGCGCTTCCTGGGCAACCGCAGTTCGGGCAAGCAGGGTTACGCCCTGGCCCGAGTGGCGGCCCAGCGCGGCGCGCACGTGACGCTGATCGCGGGCAATACGATCGAGATGGCCGCGCCCGCGGCCGTCGACCTGGTGCACATCACCACCGCCGAGCAGTTGAAGACCGCGGTGGACAAGCACGCGATCGGCGCCGACGCGGTGATCATGGCGGCGGCGGTGGCCGATTTCCGGCCCACCGACGTGGCCGCGGCCAAGATCAAGAAGGGCGCGGGCGAACCCGACGTCATCGCGTTGACCAAGACCACCGACATCCTCGCGGGCCTGGTGCAGGCGCGCCGGGACGGGCAGCTGCCCGGTACCGCGATCGTCGGCTTCGCCGCCGAGACCGGTGACGAGAACGGCGACGTGCTCACCTACGCGCGGGCCAAGCTGGCGCGCAAGGGGTGCGATCTGCTTGTGGTCAACGCGGTCGGCGAGGGCAAGGCCTTCGAGGTCGACACCAATAACGGCTGGCTGCTCGGCGCCGACGGTACCGAACAGTCGCTCGACCACGGGTCGAAGGCGCTGCTCGCCAGCCGGGTGCTCGACGCGCTCGGTCCGCTGTTGCGCTGA
- the rpoZ gene encoding DNA-directed RNA polymerase subunit omega has product MSSTDLKTVPAYDTPIGLTNPPIDELLERTSSKYALVIYAAKRARQINDYYNQLGDGILEYVGPLVEPGLQEKPLSVAMREIHSDLLEHSEGE; this is encoded by the coding sequence GTGAGCAGTACGGACCTCAAGACCGTTCCCGCATACGACACCCCGATCGGCCTGACCAACCCGCCGATCGATGAGCTGCTGGAGCGCACTTCGTCCAAGTACGCCCTGGTCATCTACGCGGCCAAGCGGGCCCGGCAGATCAACGACTACTACAACCAGCTCGGCGACGGCATCCTCGAGTACGTCGGCCCGCTGGTCGAGCCCGGCCTCCAGGAGAAGCCGCTCTCGGTTGCCATGCGTGAGATCCACTCCGACCTGCTCGAGCACTCCGAAGGCGAGTAG
- the gmk gene encoding guanylate kinase has translation MVEHTRKGRLVVLVGPSAVGKSTVVRCVRERLPHLIFSVSATTRAPRPGEVDGLDYRFVSREEFDAMIEAGELLEWADIHGGLQRSGTPAAPVLAALADGLPVLVEVDLEGARSVRKAIPEATLAFLAPPSWDELVSRLTSRGTESPEVIARRLETARTELAACDEFDIVIVNDEVTSACEQLVSLFVSTNSSS, from the coding sequence GTGGTCGAACACACGCGGAAGGGTCGGCTGGTTGTACTGGTCGGCCCCTCGGCCGTTGGCAAGTCCACCGTGGTCCGCTGCGTCCGCGAGCGACTGCCGCACCTGATCTTCAGTGTGTCGGCAACGACCCGGGCCCCCCGGCCCGGTGAAGTCGACGGTCTCGACTATCGGTTCGTGTCCCGGGAAGAGTTCGACGCCATGATCGAGGCGGGCGAGCTGCTCGAGTGGGCGGATATACACGGTGGCTTGCAGCGTTCGGGCACCCCGGCAGCGCCGGTGCTGGCCGCACTCGCGGACGGCCTACCGGTGCTGGTCGAAGTAGACCTCGAGGGCGCGCGCTCGGTACGCAAGGCGATACCGGAGGCGACGCTGGCGTTTCTCGCCCCGCCGAGCTGGGACGAGCTGGTCTCCCGGCTCACCTCGCGGGGCACCGAATCGCCCGAGGTGATCGCACGCAGGTTGGAAACCGCCAGGACCGAACTGGCGGCCTGTGACGAGTTCGACATCGTCATAGTGAACGACGAGGTGACCAGCGCCTGTGAGCAGTTGGTATCGTTGTTCGTTAGCACAAATTCGAGTTCGTGA
- the mihF gene encoding integration host factor, actinobacterial type, producing MALPQLTDEQRAAALEKAAAARRARAELKERLKRGGTNLKQVLTDAESDEILGKMKVSALLEALPKVGKVKAAEIMSELEIAPTRRLRGLGDRQRKALLARFDFDA from the coding sequence GTGGCCCTTCCCCAGCTGACTGACGAGCAGCGCGCCGCTGCTTTGGAGAAGGCGGCTGCCGCTCGCCGCGCTCGGGCGGAGCTCAAGGAGCGCCTGAAGCGAGGCGGCACCAACCTGAAGCAGGTCCTCACCGATGCCGAGTCCGATGAGATTCTCGGCAAGATGAAGGTGTCGGCGCTGCTCGAGGCCCTGCCGAAGGTGGGCAAGGTCAAGGCGGCGGAAATCATGAGTGAACTGGAGATCGCCCCCACCCGGCGGCTGCGCGGACTGGGCGATCGGCAGCGTAAGGCGCTGCTGGCCCGGTTCGACTTCGACGCCTGA
- the pyrF gene encoding orotidine-5'-phosphate decarboxylase, giving the protein MKTFGERLQHAMAHFGPVCVGIDPHPGLLKSWGLTVDAEGVERFAEICVEAFDGRVAMVKPQVAFFEPYGAAGIAVLERTIEVLRASGTLVLADAKRGDIGSTMDAYARAWLGDGPLGSDAVTVSPYLGFGSLAPALATAAAGHRGVFVLAATSNPEGAQVQRVDTGEGRTVAQLMVDEAAARNADAGFGSVGVVIGATLTDAPDLSALNGPILMPGVGAQGGGPETIRDLVPESMLQAAVPAVSREVLRAGPDVPALRAELAGFQEAFAFLQK; this is encoded by the coding sequence ATGAAGACCTTCGGCGAGCGATTACAGCACGCCATGGCGCATTTCGGGCCGGTGTGCGTCGGCATCGACCCGCACCCGGGACTGCTGAAGTCCTGGGGGTTGACCGTCGACGCGGAGGGCGTCGAGCGTTTCGCCGAGATCTGCGTCGAGGCGTTCGACGGCCGGGTCGCGATGGTCAAGCCGCAGGTGGCGTTCTTCGAGCCGTACGGCGCGGCCGGAATCGCGGTGCTGGAGCGCACCATCGAGGTGTTGCGCGCCTCGGGCACCCTGGTGCTCGCCGACGCCAAGCGCGGCGACATCGGCTCGACCATGGACGCCTACGCACGGGCCTGGCTGGGTGACGGACCGCTGGGTTCGGACGCGGTGACGGTGTCGCCGTACCTCGGATTCGGTTCGCTGGCACCGGCTCTGGCGACGGCCGCGGCCGGGCACCGCGGTGTCTTCGTGCTGGCTGCCACCTCGAATCCCGAAGGGGCACAGGTGCAACGGGTCGACACGGGGGAGGGCCGCACGGTCGCGCAGCTGATGGTCGACGAGGCCGCCGCGCGTAACGCCGACGCGGGCTTCGGCTCGGTCGGCGTGGTGATCGGCGCGACGCTCACCGATGCACCGGACCTGTCGGCGCTCAACGGGCCGATCCTGATGCCGGGCGTCGGAGCCCAGGGCGGTGGCCCGGAAACCATCCGTGACCTGGTGCCGGAGTCGATGCTGCAGGCCGCGGTGCCCGCCGTGTCCCGCGAGGTGCTGCGCGCCGGCCCGGACGTGCCCGCGCTGCGGGCCGAGCTGGCCGGATTCCAGGAAGCGTTCGCCTTTCTGCAGAAATAA